In Haematobia irritans isolate KBUSLIRL unplaced genomic scaffold, ASM5000362v1 scaffold_10, whole genome shotgun sequence, the following are encoded in one genomic region:
- the LOC142242406 gene encoding uncharacterized protein LOC142242406 translates to MNPTNNPSDPSSGHSGSSGSSNIKAAGTASPAYDRFLFDCEYLILFCTQFEQCDIGDHTDSVLEVKLEDLEKRWQQLQTSYQTIMLSPSSTDPKDIKANAKINFNASSEAYYTARSQILDILRISGGHTRQQARHSLIPEYVPQNRNPVPISSHDSNDSYIKVPPCDTEVFKGGYEEWPSFRDMFTAVYVNHPKLTPAQKLYHLRNKTRGPAGAIVKRYTLCNENFSLAWDALKSRYENKRVLVDNQLKILFNIPVASVENSESIQRIQSTVNDCLCTLRTLDVDVSGWDPILIYLISTKLPDETLSLWEQSLRSHRELPTWNQLDEFLINRFEVVERISSIRYTKQQHTNSSQISNKTDHTIKGSSQGSGKIQTYHSQEKLASTCILCETNHTLRVCPKFRQLTAQQRVDVVYKNKICSNCLSSSHLKTNCKSINTCIICHKSHHSLLHLRNNYNENKNRGPVNNESIDESQNHQKPTKNVTNQLPLDEGPSSSRQINSSHIQANFASNNDMILLRTALVQIEHMGEFFTVRALIDPGSQRTFISQRIQNLLQLPTIKANFEISGIGGQIQKSDKLCQMVIVSKNRDIRFSVSAIVLPNVTKKLPTVSFEIPNPSELNDLQLADPHFNKSSHIDLVLGNDSERFINIDGIKKNICGETSAYNTIFGWVLSGPMRTETILSFSVNVLESEGTALSDLLRKFWEQEEVPTSHLVSAADAFCEEFYKKTTTRISNGRYMVRLPFREEFSQSMYLGSSRFIAMAQYNHMERNLSKNLSKNSELKTQYNEVLNEYIELDHAEETSSREICSDGKFNSFYLPHHAVIRPEHKSTKVRIVFNASRKTKSGFSLNDVLHTGPTLQSDLTSIILNWRKYQYVFCGDIQKMYRQILLHPHDRPYQRILFRGSTDGPIKDYQLKTVTFGINCAPFLAIRTLLQLASDYEGKYPRVAEILRRETYVDDILSGGFSMEEALKAQAELIEVLTQAGFPLKKIIANDPELLSHIPSQDLYDSDFLRLHESSSTKTLGVKWNALSDSFTYSLKPFEYNQLMTKRMVLSAITQLFDPAGWIAPVIIRSKILMQQLWLEGIGWDDNLSPESQSTWERLVSDLSHVNSITIPRWLQYCPSDKLEIHGFSDASQAAYCACVYIRCQTQKFVVFSNLLVAKSKVAPLKPVCLPRLELNGAYLLAKLVKYVVSTLNFKFSSITLWTDSSIVLGWLSKPPWSWETYVANRTAQIHDLVPEGIWRHVPTHDNPADLGTRGCRPQDLVDNSLWFNGPNWLTRPHTAWPENNPLVAPEIGKRTTVHTYHDAIEEPDILLRFSSYTRALRVISYMFRFYNNCLSRIKSGSRLSQPFLTQHEVKLVKFRLITLSQSKFYPVEYNNLLQSKLIENKSTLKCLNPFLDQENIMRVNGRLADSSLSYNERYPIILPGNSRLCFLYLSHLHQVLAHADCTLMCRMVQTEFYISRLKPRVKSIIHKCKTCIIFKQKSCSQIMAPLPPLRCTLSPPFHITGIDFAGPFELKSSTLRRSPIIKGYVSIFVCFATKAIHLEPCSELSSLAFEAAFTRFVGRRGLPQRVVSDNGRNFIGASRKMLKEFASFVNTTAHDISQKYSAHGFEWQFIPPHAPHMGGLWESAVKSFKHHFKRIAGAHRFTFEQFATILARIEGILNSRPISAISEDPSDLLALTPGHFLKGSPIMSFPETPAQNISLVNRWTKLKALHHQFAIRWKEDYLKTLHKRYKWKNSSPNLKIGDLVAVMDDLLPPNDWRLGRIVDTHRGSDDNIRVADVRIASGIITRPIVKLCYLPLLDQTPSDSST, encoded by the coding sequence ATGAATCCTACAAATAATCCTAGTGACCCTTCATCTGGACATTCTGGATCCAGCGGTTCTTCAAATATCAAAGCGGCGGGAACTGCATCTCCTGCTTACGACAGATTTCTCTTCGATTGTGAATATTTGATACTTTTCTGTACACAATTCGAACAGTGTGATATCGGAGACCATACGGACTCTGTATTGGAAGTCAAACTGGAAGACTTGGAAAAAAGATGGCAACAACTTCAAACTTCGTACCAAACTATAATGCTATCTCCAAGCTCTACTGATCCAAAGGACATTAAGGCTAATGCTAAGATAAATTTCAATGCCAGTTCAGAGGCATATTATACCGCAAGGTCTCAAATTTTAGATATTCTAAGAATATCTGGAGGCCATACACGACAACAAGCCAGACATAGTCTAATTCCCGAATATGTTCCGCAGAATCGAAATCCTGTTCCAATCTCCTCTCATGACTCGAACGACAGCTATATTAAAGTCCCTCCTTGTGATACCGAGGTGTTTAAAGGTGGTTACGAGGAGTGGCCCTCGTTCCGTGACATGTTCACGGCAGTTTATGTCAATCATCCGAAATTAACCCCCGCTCAAAAACTTTACCATTTACGCAATAAGACCAGAGGCCCAGCTGGAGCAATTGTCAAGCGTTATACTTTATGCAATGAGAATTTCTCTTTAGCGTGGGACGCGCTCAAGTCTCGCTATGAGAATAAACGAGTTTTGGTcgacaatcaattaaaaattctctttaATATACCCGTTGCATCTGTAGAGAACAGTGAATCAATTCAAAGGATTCAATCTACAGTTAATGATTGTTTATGTACACTTCGAACGCTCGATGTCGACGTAAGTGGTTGGGATCCAATtctcatttatttaatttctactAAATTACCCGATGAGACTCTTTCTCTATGGGAACAATCCCTTAGATCTCATCGAGAATTGCCAACATGGAACCAACTTgatgaatttttgataaatagaTTCGAAGTAGTTGAACGCATATCAAGTATTCGATACACCAAGCAGCAACATACCAACTCATCTCAAATCTCCAATAAAACTGATCATACCATTAAAGGCTCATCTCAGGGCTCTGGCAAGATTCAAACGTATCATTCTCAAGAAAAACTTGCATCTACATGCATTCTTTGTGAAACAAATCATACTTTGCGAGTTTGTCCGAAGTTCCGACAACTTACCGCACAACAACGTGTAGATGtggtatacaaaaataaaatttgcagtaaTTGTCTTTCATCATCTCACCTCAAAACGAACTGCAAAAGCATTAACACTTGTATTATTTGTCATAAATCCCATCACAGTTTGCTTCATCTCAGAAATAATTACAATGAGAATAAAAACCGAGGTCCTGTAAACAATGAATCTATAGATGAAAGCCAGAATCATCAAAAGCCCactaaaaatgttacaaatcaaTTGCCGTTAGATGAAGGCCCCTCTTCGTCAAGGCAAATTAATTCCTCACACATTCAAGCAAATTTTGCTTCAAATAATGATATGATTTTGCTTCGAACTGCTTTAGTGCAGATTGAACACATGGGAGAATTTTTCACGGTCAGAGCTCTAATAGATCCGGGCTCTCaacgaacttttatttctcaGCGAATCCAGAACCTATTACAGCTTCCAACAATTAAGGCCAACTTTGAGATATCAGGAATTGGAGGTCAAATTCAGAAATCTGACAAGCTATGCCAGATGGTTATAGTTTCGAAAAACCGAGACATTCGTTTTAGCGTATCTGCTATTGTATTACCAAATGTAACCAAGAAACTTCCTACTGTTTCATTCGAAATTCCGAATCCTTCTGAATTAAACGATCTCCAGTTGGCGGATCCACATTTTAATAAGTCTTCCCATATTGATTTGGTTCTTGGAAACGATTCTGAACGTTTCATTAACATTGAcggaatcaaaaagaatatatgTGGAGAAACCTCTGCGTATAATACAATATTCGGTTGGGTACTTAGTGGTCCAATGCGGACTGAAACTATATTATCATTCTCTGTAAATGTTCTCGAATCCGAAGGGACTGCTCTCAGCgatttgttgagaaaattttgggaacaggAAGAAGTACCAACCTCCCATCTCGTCTCAGCTGCTGATGCGTTCTGTgaggaattttataaaaaaactactACTCGAATTTCAAATGGTCGTTACATGGTGAGACTTCCTTTTAGGGAAGAGTTTTCTCAATCAATGTACTTGGGCTCATCGAGATTTATTGCTATGGCACAATATAATCATATGGAACGAAATTTATCCAAGAATTTATCCAAGAATTCTGAATTAAAAACTCAATACAATGAAGTTCTCAACGAGTACATTGAACTTGACCACGCAGAAGAGACATCGTCTCGTGAAATATGTTCCGATGGCAAGTTTAACTCATTTTATTTACCACACCATGCGGTGATACGACCTGAACACAAGTCGACAAAAGTTCGAATCGTCTTTAATGCATCACGGAAAACAAAGTCAGGTTTCTCCCTGAATGATGTATTGCATACGGGCCCGACTTTACAATCTGATCTCACCTCGATAATTTTGAATTGGCGAAAATATCAATACGTTTTCTGCGGTGATATTCAGAAAATGTATAGACAAATTCTTTTACACCCGCATGACAGACCCTACCAACGTATTTTATTCCGGGGTTCTACAGATGGTCCTATCAAAGACTATCAACTTAAAACTGTCACTTTTGGCATCAACTGTGCCCCTTTTCTCGCTATACGCACTCTATTGCAATTGGCATCTGATTATGAAGGAAAATATCCCAGAGTTGCGGAGATTCTTAGGCGGGAGAcatatgttgatgacattttgtCGGGAGGTTTCTCAATGGAAGAAGCCCTGAAGGCACAAGCTgaattaattgaagttttaaCTCAAGCAGGATTTCCTCTCAAGAAAATAATAGCAAATGACCCGGAATTACTTTCTCACATCCCATCTCAAGATTTATACGATTCAGACTTCTTGCGGTTACATGAATCAAGTTCAACAAAAACTTTAGGAGTGAAATGGAACGCTTTATCCGATTCATTCACATATTCATTGAAACCCTTTGAATATAATCAATTAATGACAAAGCGCATGGTATTATCGGCTATTACGCAATTATTTGATCCTGCGGGGTGGATAGCTCCAGTCATCATCAGATCCAAAATCTTAATGCAGCAGTTATGGCTCGAAGGTATTGGATGGGATGACAACCTTAGCCCAGAATCTCAATCAACCTGGGAGAGGCTTGTGTCTGATCTTTCTCACGTAAATTCCATTACTATACCAAGGTGGTTACAATACTGTCCAAGTGACAAACTAGAGATTCACGGTTTCTCAGATGCGTCTCAGGCTGCATATTGTGCATGCGTTTATATTCGCTGCCAAACTCAAAAATTTGTCGTCTTCTCTAATCTGCTTGTTGCTAAAAGTAAAGTTGCACCGCTTAAACCAGTTTGTTTACCGAGATTGGAATTGAATGGCGCATATCTTTTAGCGAAGCTGGTTAAATACGTTGTCTCGACATTAAACTTTAAATTCAGTTCCATAACATTATGGACAGATTCTTCCATAGTACTGGGATGGCTTTCGAAACCCCCTTGGTCTTGGGAGACATATGTGGCGAATCGGACCGCTCAGATTCACGATCTGGTTCCGGAAGGTATTTGGCGTCATGTTCCCACACATGATAACCCTGCCGATTTAGGCACTAGGGGCTGCCGGCCCCAAGATTTGGTTGATAATTCTTTATGGTTTAATGGTCCGAACTGGTTGACTAGGCCACACACAGCCTGGCCAGAAAATAATCCCCTTGTGGCTCCGGAGATCGGAAAACGTACAACCGTTCACACATATCATGATGCGATTGAGGAGCCAGACATCTTACTCAGATTTTCGTCCTATACTCGTGCATTACGAGTAATATCATATATGTTTAGATTTTACAACAATTGTCTCAGTCGAATTAAATCGGGATCGAGACTTTCGCAACCATTTCTTACGCAACATGAAGTGAAATTGGTGAAATTTCGTCTAATCACATTATCTCAGAGTAAATTTTACCCAGTTGAATATAACAATCTCCTTCAGtctaaattaatagaaaataagaGCACATTGAAGTGTTTGAATCCTTTTCTTGATCAAGAGAATATTATGCGAGTGAATGGAAGGCTTGCTGATTCATCTCTGTCGTACAACGAACGCTACCCTATAATTCTTCCGGGGAATTCTCGTCTCtgctttttatatttgtcacACTTACACCAGGTGCTGGCACACGCTGATTGTACCCTAATGTGTAGGATGGTAcaaacagaattttatatctcaCGTCTGAAACCAAGAGTGAAAAGTATCATACATAAATGTAAAACATGCATCATATTTAAACAGAAATCATGCAGCCAAATAATGGCTCCTCTTCCACCCTTGAGATGTACTCTTTCTCCTCCCTTTCATATAACAGGCATTGATTTTGCAGGGCCTTTTGAACTAAAAAGTTCCACATTGCGAAGATCTCCTATCATAAAAGGCTACGTCTCAATTTTTGTCTGTTTCGCGACTAAAGCTATCCATTTGGAGCCTTGCTCGGAGCTCTCATCACTGGCATTTGAAGCCGCATTCACACGATTCGTCGGGAGGCGGGGGCTACCCCAAAGGGTTGTTTCCGATAATGGGAGAAATTTTATTGGGGCTAGTCGGAAAATGCTGAAAGAATTCGCCAGCTTTGTTAACACGACAGCTCACGATATCTCTCAGAAATATTCAGCTCATGGCTTCGAATGGCAATTTATTCCACCCCACGCACCCCATATGGGAGGACTGTGGGAATCGGCGGTCAAAAGCTTTAAGCATCATTTTAAGCGCATTGCTGGAGCACACCGATTCACATTTGAACAATTTGCAACAATTCTCGCAAGAATAGAGGGAATTCTCAATTCACGACCGATCTCAGCAATCTCAGAGGATCCCTCAGATTTGTTGGCACTGACACCAGGTCATTTTTTAAAAGGGTCACCGATCATGTCCTTCCCAGAAACACCAGCACAGAATATTTCACTAGTTAATAGATGGACGAAGTTGAAAGCTCTTCACCACCAATTTGCCATAAGGTGGAAAGAGGACTACCTCAAAACTCTACATAAACGATATAAATGGAAAAACTCTTCTCCGAATTTAAAGATAGGTGATCTCGTTGCAGTAATGGATGATCTGCTTCCACCTAACGACTGGCGTTTAGGTCGAATTGTTGATACTCACCGTGGTTCCGATGATAATATACGGGTGGCGGATGTTAGAATCGCATCCGGGATAATCACACGACCAATTGTTAAATTATGCTACTTACCACTTCTAGATCAAACTCCTTCCGACTCATCCACCTAA